GTGCTGCATGAGGTAGACCGAGAAGGTCAGCGGCAGCAGGCAGCCCCCCAGGTTCACCGCAATGGTGGTGCGGCCGTCGAACTTCTCCGGGTCGTGGCGCAGGAGGCCGCCGAAGGGCGAGGGCGGTGGCTCTGCCGGCTGCTCCGCCCGGATGCGGAAGAGCGGGACATTGATCAGCGACCCCAGCAGGGAGGCGAGGAGCAGGGTCACGCCCCCCTCCGGCGCCAGGCCGAGCTTGTGAAAGGCCAGCTGCAACGCCCCGATCTGGATCAGGGCGAAGAGGAAGGCCAGCCCGAACAGGGCGACGAGGAAGGGGAAACCGGGCACGACGTCAGTCGCTGGTGTTGTAGGTGAAGGAGCGGACCACGCCGTCGCCGTCAAAGCGGATCACCAGGTCCTTCATGTCGCTGGTGCCGAAGGCCGACCACTCGTAGTGGCCGTAGCTCCAGGTGGGGTCGCCGTTCTCGCTCCCGGTGCGCCAGGGCTCACCGAAGCGCTCCCGGACCTCGGCGCGGGTGGTCTCCCCCACCGTCAGCCCCTCGACCTCGTCCGAGGGGAAGGGCTGGCCCACGGTGGCGCAGCCGCCCAGGGCGAGGAGGCCGCCGGCGGCGAGCAGGGTTGGGATTCGGCGCATGGTGAATCTCCTGGGTTGCGGTCCCCTCATGGTAGTAGCGCCGAAGGGGCCGCCGCTAGTTGCCCGCGCTCGCCTGCTCCGCCTCGTCGGCCAGGAAGAGGGCGGGGTCCACCCGGGCGTCATTGAGGCTGACGCTCCAGTGGAGGTGGGCGCCGGTGACGCGGCCGGTCTCGCCCACGGTGCCCAGGCGGTCGCCGGTGGCGACCCGATCCCCGGGCTCCACGGCGATGGAGTCCAGGTGGCAGTAGAGGGTGACCACCCCCTGGCCGTGGTCGACGAAGACGGTGCGGCCGTTGAAGTAGTAGTCCCCGGTCTCGATGACCTCCCCGGCCGCCGGTGCGCTCACCGGGGTGCCGGTGGAGGCGGCGATATCCATGCCGCTGTGGGGCGAGCGGGGCTGGCCGTTGAGGATCCGCTTGAGGCCGAAGGAGCTGCTGCGCGGCCCCGCCACCGGTGGCTGGAAGGTGGGCACCGGGCTGTCTTCGGAGAAGTGGCGATAGGCGCCCTTGATCTCGCGGTGGTCCCGCCGGATCCGCTTGAGCTGCTCGGCGTTGGGATTGACCTGCTCGTCGTCGTCGAAGGTCAGCCGCTGGACCGGGTACTCCTTGTCCGCGACCTCGAAGTCGCGGTCCTCGGCGCCGGCCACGGAG
This genomic interval from Thiohalospira halophila DSM 15071 contains the following:
- a CDS encoding DUF1614 domain-containing protein, with amino-acid sequence MPGFPFLVALFGLAFLFALIQIGALQLAFHKLGLAPEGGVTLLLASLLGSLINVPLFRIRAEQPAEPPPSPFGGLLRHDPEKFDGRTTIAVNLGGCLLPLTFSVYLMQHAGAAALDYVLAIVLVSIVSYVASRPVHGLGIGMPILVAPLAAALAAIAISPEHSPALAYVGGTLGVLVGADLLRIKDVRKLGSPVASIGGAGTFDGIFITGIIAVLLA
- the bamE gene encoding outer membrane protein assembly factor BamE domain-containing protein, with the translated sequence MRRIPTLLAAGGLLALGGCATVGQPFPSDEVEGLTVGETTRAEVRERFGEPWRTGSENGDPTWSYGHYEWSAFGTSDMKDLVIRFDGDGVVRSFTYNTSD
- a CDS encoding peptidoglycan DD-metalloendopeptidase family protein, with product MRPITKLTSSLLALALFAGPAAAVEESRVPGGVALIDLGEAAQRPEATFRDRPVWVRRNGDGWQAVVGIPLGAEPGRHELSVAGAEDRDFEVADKEYPVQRLTFDDDEQVNPNAEQLKRIRRDHREIKGAYRHFSEDSPVPTFQPPVAGPRSSSFGLKRILNGQPRSPHSGMDIAASTGTPVSAPAAGEVIETGDYYFNGRTVFVDHGQGVVTLYCHLDSIAVEPGDRVATGDRLGTVGETGRVTGAHLHWSVSLNDARVDPALFLADEAEQASAGN